CCAGCATGATGGCGGTGACGGCGACCTTCAGCCATGTCGCCTTGGTGAGGCTGCCCATGGTCCAGAAGACGACTGCGGCGAGCGCCTGTTCGGAGGCGAGATATTCCAGCAGCGACAGTGCCGCATTAAAGGTGAACACCAGCGCAATGCCGAGAAGCACGATGGTCTCGACCGTCACGCCGCGCAGCGTCGAGGCAAAATGGATGAAGAGTGCTGCGACCATCGCCATGACGAAGGCATTGATCGGCACCATGAGATGGACGGCTGCGGGCACCAGCGCCACGCCGCCGACAAGGCCGAGGGCGGCGCCGAAGCTCGCGGCGGCCGAAATGCCGAGCGTGAAGGGGCTTGCCAGCGGATTGGCAAGAATGGTCTGCATCTGCGCGCCCGCGAGCGACAGTGACGCACCCACGGTGACGGCCATCAGCGCGATCGGCATGCGGATATCCCAGATCACGACGTGGAGCTGGGTATCGACGCTTTGCGGAGAGAAGAGGGCGGAGAGCACATCCGCAATCGCATAATTCGCCGGCCCGAGCGCCATGTCGGCGGCGACCGAGACGAAGAGAAGACAGCAAAGCACGCCGATCAGCAAAATGCGCTTGAACGAGAGGGCGCGGTAGATACCGCGCCCCTCCCTGATCTCTGCGGTTTCCGTGCCCGGCACCATGTCAATATCCCGGATTGAGCGAGACGAAGTAGCCGGGTCGGTATTCGACCGGCAGGAACTTCTCATGCAGCATGCGGAAGGTCTGGTCGGGATCGAGATCTTTGAAGAGATCCGGATGCAGCCATTTTGCGATCTGCTGCACGGCGACGAACTGATAGGGGCTGTTATAGAACTGGTGCCAAATAGCATGGACATTGCCGTCCTTGACCGCCTTGATGCCGGTGAAGGCCGGACGTTCCATCAGCTTGGCGAGCTTGCCTGATGCCGTCGCCTTATTGGCTCCAGGGCCTACGCCCACCCAGGCGCCGCCTGGCACATAGAGCTCCCAGTTCGAGCCGGTGATGATGACCTGATCGGGGTTGGAGGCGATAATCTGCTCCGGATTGACCGTGCCGAACGTGCCGGGAATGATGCCGGACGCCATGTTATGGCCGCCGGCGAGTTCGACCATCTGGCCGAAATTCTCGTTGCCGAACGACATGCAGCAATCGTCCGAATAGCCGCCGGCGCGCTCGATAAAGATGTTGGGGCGCTTGAGGTCCTTTGCCCTGGCGATCACATCGGTGACCTTGGCCATTTCCTCGGCACGGAACTTGACGAATTCCTCGGCACGTTCTTCCTTGCCGAACAGCTTGCCGATCACCCGCATGGACGGCTCAGTGTTGAGCATCGGTTTTTCGCGGAAATCGACATAGACGAGCGGAATTCCGACCTTGGCGAGCTTTTCGATATAGCCGGCTTCCTCAGTCGCGGTCTTGGCGTCGATGTTCATGATGATGACATCGGGCTTCAGCGCCACGGCCTGTTCGATATCAAATGTGCCGTCCTTCATGCCGCCGAAGGTCGGCAGCTTTTCCATCTCGGGGAACTTTTCGAGATAGGCGTTGTAGCCGTCGAGATCGGCCTTCCTGAAATCGTCGCGCCAGCCGACGACCCGCTTGAAGGGAGCGTCGGTATCGAGCGCCGCGACGAAGTAGATCTGCCGGCCTTCACCCAGGATCACATGGTCGACCGGCACGCTGACTTCGATCTCGCGGCCGCTGATATCCGTGACCTTGACCTTGTCCTTTGCCAGGGCGGATCCGGAAAAAAGCAATGCAATACCGAGGACGGCTTGCGCCGCCTTATTGAAGATATTCATCTTTTTCTCCTGCGTAGATTAATGCTCGCAATAGATATCTTGATATTTACAGTCAACAAATATCTTTTATAAAGCTTCCAAACTTGGCTGCGTTCGGAGCGGAAGATGAGCCTTGCCGGCAATTATGATTTGAGGGACGAGATCAAGGCCTACTGGTCAGAGCGGGCATCGACCTTCGACGACCAGCCCGGTCACGAGATATTCTCCGAGGGCGAACGGGCAGCCTGGCAGGCGCTGTTCTTGAAGCATCTGGGCCGCGGCGGCGGGCGGCATGCCGTGGATCTTGCTTGCGGCACGGCGGTCATTTCCCACATTCTCGACGATATCGGCTTTTCGGTCACCGGCATCGACTGGGCTGAGCCGATGCTGGCAAAAGCCCGAGCCAAGGCGAAGAACCGGTCCCGCAACATCCGCTTCCTGATCGGTGACGCGGAAAATACGATGGAACCAGATTGCTCCACCGACGTGGTGACGAACAGGCACCTCGTCTGGACTCTGGTCGATCCGGAGGCTGCTTTTCGTGAATGGCACCGTATCCTGAAGCCGGGCGGCAGGCTGCTGATCGTCGACGGCGATTTTGTCAATCCGAGCTCGCTCTCCCGGCTCTTTGCCCGGCTCGCCGGCTGGAGCCAGAAGCTCGGCCTATCCAAAGGCGTCAAACGCCACGGCCCCGGCGCGCTGACTGAGACGCACCGCAGCATCCTGTCCCGGGTCTATTTTTCCGGCGGCGCCCGCGCCGAGGACGTGGCGCGACTGCTCGAAGCCGCTGGGTTCGCCGATGTCCGCATCGACTACGATCTGAAAACTATTCATCGCGAGCAGCGCCGCAACTTTCCGTTTTTCGAGGGACTCCAGCGCGCCACGCAGCACCGCTATGCAATTTCGGCGGGCAAACCCCGGCCGTAGCTGCTTGAAAATCAGCAAAACTTTGCCCCGGAAGTCGCCATGTAAACAGCGTAAAGCGACTTTGTTGCGGTGATGAACAGCCTGTTGCGGCGCGGTCCGCCGAAGGTGACGTTGGACACGGTCTGCGGCACCAGGATCTTGCCGAGCAACTCACCCTCCGGCGAGAAGCAGTGCACGCCATCGCCGGCGCTCGACCAGATATTGCCCGTGCTATCGATGCGGAAACCGTCGGGCAGTCCCTTGTCGGTCACGCAAAGCTCGTCGCCACCGGTGAGCGTGCCGTCGGCCCGGACATCGAAAGACCGGATATGGGCGGGCCAGTTCGGGTCGTGGCTGTGGGCGGAGTCGGCGATGTAGAGCTTGGATTCGTCAGGCGAGAAGGCAAGGCCGTTGGGCTGCCCGAAATCGCTGGCGACAACAGTGAGTTTTCCGCTTGCAGGATCGAGGCGGTAGACATTGCACGTCGCCTGCTCCGGCTCTGCCTTGTAGCCCTCATAGTTCGACATGATGCCGTAGCTCGGATCGGTGAACCAGATCGTATCGTCCGACTTCACCACGACGTCATTCGGAGAGTTGAGCCGCATGCCCTGGTAACTGTCGGCGAGCACTGTAATCGTGCCGTCGATCTCGGTGCGGACCAGGCGACGTGCACCGTGCTGGCAGGAGATGAGCCGACCCTGGTTGTCGCGTGTATTGCCATTGGTAAAGTCCGACCGCGGCCGGAACACAGAAACTTCACCGTCCTGCGAATACCGTAGCATGCGCTCGTTCGGGATATCGCTGAAGATCAGGCAATTGAGATCGGCAAACCAAACCGGACCTTCCGCCCATCGGCAATCCGAATAAAGTTGATCAAGCGCAGCACTTCCCACGACGAGATGGCGGAAGCGCGGATCGTGGATTTCATAGATCGACGAATTGCTCATTTTATTTCCCTCCATTCCCGGCATGCTCAGCGACCCGTCCGGAACTTGCCGCTCGCCACAAGGATGACAGCGATGATGATCAGTCCGGTCAGGATGAGCCGCACGCCTGCGCCAAAGCCATAGGTGTGGAGCATCGACACGACCAGAAACATGAAAAGAGATGCGCCGCAGATACCGGGCACATTTGAGTTCCCCCCGGCCACCGCCGAGCCGCCGATAACGACCACGGCGATCGAGGTCAGCAGATATTCGGCACCCATATTGAGTGCGGCACCGCCGGAGAAGCTCGCGAATAAAAAGCCGCAGACCGCGGCGAGCACGGCGCAGAGCACGTAGGTGACGAAACGCGTCCCATCGACCGGAATACCGGCCATGCGGGCGGCGAACTGCGACTGGCCGATCGCCGAGATCCAGCGGCCATAAATGCTTTTCTCAAGCAGGAACCAGGCGGCCACGGCGAGAATGAGCGCGACAACAGCGATATTGGGTACGCCCGCCAGCTCCGAAGTGGTGAAGCTTGCAAGGCTCTCGGGCGGCTTGACCCGCAGTCCGCGGTTCGACCAGATCGCGGTCGATTGCACAATGAAGCTCATCGAGAGCGTGGCGATGATCGGCGGGATTCGAAGCAGCTTGATCAGCGCGTAATTTGCCGTGCCCACGGCGAGGCCGACAAGGATTGCGATGCCCAGGCCGGGGAGCACCAATCCCTCGCCGCCGTCCATGTATTTGAGCGACAGCGTGCCGGCGAGCGTCATGGTCGCAGGCACCGAGAGATCAACATTTCCGGGGCCGAGCGTGATAACGAACATCTGGCCGATACCGACCAGCACCGAGAAGGCGGCGAAAGTGAATGCCGCTTGCGACAGCCCGCCAGCGCTGGCGCCGCCAGTGAAGAGAATCGTGATGATCCAGACGATGGCCGCAGCGGCATAAGACCAGATCCAGGGCTTGCGGAAGACGAAACTCATGCTCGCTTCTCCCGCTTTTGCGATCGGTTGAGCAGCAGGCGAAGTCCCAGCACGATGATCAGGATCGCGCCCTGCGCGCCGATCTGCCAGTCCGGCGAAATGCGGAGGAATGATAGAAACGAGCCGGCGAGAGCCAGCGTCAGCGCACCGATGACAGCGCCGACGGGAGACACCCGCCCGCCGACGAACTCGCCGCCGCCGAGTATGACGCCCGCAATCGAAAGCAGCGTGTAGCGAAGCGCAATGTTCGCATCAGCCGAAGTTGTAAGGCCGACGGGTGTTGTCACATAAACGCGGCGTCAGTGAATTGGGCATAGAGACGGTGGGATGAAGAGTCCTGCCGTTAGCTACAAGCGCCACCGTTTCCCGCGACAGATCATCTCGAATGCGGTCTGGCTGTATTTCAGGTTTCCGCTGAGCTTACGCCTTGTCGAGGAAATGCTGCTGGAGCGCGGAATTGTCGTCTCGTATGAAACGATCCGGCGATGGGGTCGGAAATTCGGACCGGCCTACGCAAAACAACTTCGTCGCAGGCGACCTTCGCGCCAGGATGTCTGGCATCTGGATGAGGTGGTGATTTCCATCGCCGGCAGAAAGCACTGGCTTTGGCGTGCCGTTGATCAAGATGGCTATGTTCTCGACGAGATTGTTCAGAGCCGACGCGATACGAAGGCTGCCAAGCGACTGCTCGTCAGTCTACTGAAGAAAGCAGGCATGCCGCCCAAGCGGATCATCACCGACAAGCTCCGCTCGTATGGGGCAGCCAAGCGTGAGGTTATGCCGGCTGTCGAGCACCGATCCCACAAGGGTCTCAACAATCGAGCGGAAAATTCCCATCTGCCACTGCGAAAACGAGAACGAACGATGCAAAGGTTCCGATCGCCCGGAAGTCTGCAGCGCTTCATCTCGATCTTCTCCGCGCTTCGAAACCTCTTCGTCACCCCACGTCACAAACGATCCGCACTGGCCACCCACATTCATCGCATCCGCGCAATGGCGCACTGGAAGGCCGTCACCGGCGCGGCTGCTTGATAGCAGGCTGCCTGCGACAAAGACCGCTCAACGCTCGATAACGTGACAACTCCTATCAACGTTCCGGCCTCAAGACGAACTCCGTCGAGCTTTCCGGATCGGGCTCTGTGCGCCAGACGCTTCAGGTTGAAGTCGAGCATCTAACGGGCTTCGGCAAGCCACTGCGCGCCATCAGCTTCGACACCCAATCCGAGGCAATCCGCTTCCTTCATCGTGATGAATGTCGATCGCGGCATCAGATGCTCGTCAATCGGCCGGAAAGATCGGCTGCCGTCGATCCAGATCTCCGCAGATCTAAGCCGGTCTCGCAAAGCCGCGAGCGTTGCGATCTCGTAGAGACGGCGATCAGGGTTTCGTTGTTCGAAGAAGAGCCGTCGATCAGTCTGGCTGAGGTGGGTGAGCGGGATCCGATCCGGGAGTGTCCGCCGCTTCTCGGCATGGAGACGTTTCAGCAGCGCAATTGCCGCGAGAAGCGGATCGTGGCGACGCGCCGAGCGAAACGTGAACGCCTGTAGGAACGCACCGGAATATTTGTTGAC
Above is a window of Rhizobium sp. TH2 DNA encoding:
- a CDS encoding ABC transporter permease — encoded protein: MSFVFRKPWIWSYAAAAIVWIITILFTGGASAGGLSQAAFTFAAFSVLVGIGQMFVITLGPGNVDLSVPATMTLAGTLSLKYMDGGEGLVLPGLGIAILVGLAVGTANYALIKLLRIPPIIATLSMSFIVQSTAIWSNRGLRVKPPESLASFTTSELAGVPNIAVVALILAVAAWFLLEKSIYGRWISAIGQSQFAARMAGIPVDGTRFVTYVLCAVLAAVCGFLFASFSGGAALNMGAEYLLTSIAVVVIGGSAVAGGNSNVPGICGASLFMFLVVSMLHTYGFGAGVRLILTGLIIIAVILVASGKFRTGR
- a CDS encoding SMP-30/gluconolactonase/LRE family protein; its protein translation is MSNSSIYEIHDPRFRHLVVGSAALDQLYSDCRWAEGPVWFADLNCLIFSDIPNERMLRYSQDGEVSVFRPRSDFTNGNTRDNQGRLISCQHGARRLVRTEIDGTITVLADSYQGMRLNSPNDVVVKSDDTIWFTDPSYGIMSNYEGYKAEPEQATCNVYRLDPASGKLTVVASDFGQPNGLAFSPDESKLYIADSAHSHDPNWPAHIRSFDVRADGTLTGGDELCVTDKGLPDGFRIDSTGNIWSSAGDGVHCFSPEGELLGKILVPQTVSNVTFGGPRRNRLFITATKSLYAVYMATSGAKFC
- a CDS encoding iron ABC transporter permease, yielding MVPGTETAEIREGRGIYRALSFKRILLIGVLCCLLFVSVAADMALGPANYAIADVLSALFSPQSVDTQLHVVIWDIRMPIALMAVTVGASLSLAGAQMQTILANPLASPFTLGISAAASFGAALGLVGGVALVPAAVHLMVPINAFVMAMVAALFIHFASTLRGVTVETIVLLGIALVFTFNAALSLLEYLASEQALAAVVFWTMGSLTKATWLKVAVTAIMLVLAIPLFARSAWQLTALRMGDEKAASLGVNVGRLRLTTLMIVALLAAIPVSFVGTIGFIGLVGPHIARMLVGEDQRFFLPASVICGALILSATSVVSKSIIPGAILPIGVITALVGVPFFFVLIFTHRGRAW
- a CDS encoding class I SAM-dependent methyltransferase, giving the protein MSLAGNYDLRDEIKAYWSERASTFDDQPGHEIFSEGERAAWQALFLKHLGRGGGRHAVDLACGTAVISHILDDIGFSVTGIDWAEPMLAKARAKAKNRSRNIRFLIGDAENTMEPDCSTDVVTNRHLVWTLVDPEAAFREWHRILKPGGRLLIVDGDFVNPSSLSRLFARLAGWSQKLGLSKGVKRHGPGALTETHRSILSRVYFSGGARAEDVARLLEAAGFADVRIDYDLKTIHREQRRNFPFFEGLQRATQHRYAISAGKPRP
- a CDS encoding ABC transporter substrate-binding protein produces the protein MNIFNKAAQAVLGIALLFSGSALAKDKVKVTDISGREIEVSVPVDHVILGEGRQIYFVAALDTDAPFKRVVGWRDDFRKADLDGYNAYLEKFPEMEKLPTFGGMKDGTFDIEQAVALKPDVIIMNIDAKTATEEAGYIEKLAKVGIPLVYVDFREKPMLNTEPSMRVIGKLFGKEERAEEFVKFRAEEMAKVTDVIARAKDLKRPNIFIERAGGYSDDCCMSFGNENFGQMVELAGGHNMASGIIPGTFGTVNPEQIIASNPDQVIITGSNWELYVPGGAWVGVGPGANKATASGKLAKLMERPAFTGIKAVKDGNVHAIWHQFYNSPYQFVAVQQIAKWLHPDLFKDLDPDQTFRMLHEKFLPVEYRPGYFVSLNPGY